The Streptococcus respiraculi sequence CTGGATGACTGGGATTGTTCCCGTGGTTCTCATGCTCTTGGTAGCCATGAATACGGTGATTGCCCTTCTTGGGGAAGAAAAAGTACACCGTTTAGCTCAGGTTTCTGCGAAAAATCCCGTGACACGCTACATGATTTTGCCATTTATCTCAGCTTTCATGCTTGGAAATCCAATGGCGATTAGCATGGGACGTTTCTTGCCTGAATATTACAAACCAGGCTTTGTTGCAGCACAAATGCAATTCTGTCACACCTCAAATGGTGTCTTCCCTCACATCAATCCAGGTGAATTGTTTGTGTATTTGGGAATTGCAACAGGTATCCAAACGCTTGGTCTCAACCAGACAGAGTTAGCGATTCGTTATCTACTCGTTGGTTTGGTGATGAACTTTGTCGGCGGTTGGGTAACAGACTTTACAACAGCTTATGTTGCAAAACAACAAGGCATTACCCTTAAAAAGACATTTGACTAAGAAAAGAGGATGAGACAATGACATACAAGAGCATTAAAGTTGTAAAAGGTAGTGGCGGTTATGGTGGTCCGCTTGTGATTACTCCAACAGAAGAAAAGCATAAATTCATCTACATCACTGGTGGTGGAGAAAAGCCAGCCATTGTGGACAAAATCGCAGAATTGACAGGTATGGAGCCAGTCAATGGTTTTAAAACATCCATTCCGGATGAGGAAATTGCCCTTGCGATTGTTGACTGTGGTGGAACGCTTCGTTGCGGTATTTATCCAAAGAAAGGTATTCCAACGATTAACGTAGTGCCGACAGGAAAAAGTGGTCCGCTAGCCCAATACATTACAGAAGACATCTACGTATCAAATGTTGGTGTCGATCAAATTAGCCTAGCAGACGGCTCAGAAGTTGCTGCAGCACCTGTACAGGCTGCTGAAGTGAAAAAAACAAGCTACGACACCTCTAAAAAGATTACAGAACAGCGCGCTGAATCTAGCTTTATCGCTCGTATCGGTATGGGAGCTGGTAAGGTTGTTGCGACCTTTAACCAAGCGGCGCGTGAAGCCATTCAAACCATGCTCAACACCATTTTGCCATTCATGGCCTTTGTATCTCTCCTAATCGGGATTATCCAAGGTTCTGGTGTCGGAAACTGGCTCGCAAAACTCATGGTGCCACTTGCAGGCAATGTGTGGGGCTTGGTCATCATCGGATTTATCTGTTCACTTCCATTCCTATCTCCACTCTTAGGCCCTGGTGCGGTTATCAGCCAAATCATCGGTACCTTGATTGGTGTGGAAATCGGAAAAGGAAATATTCCTCCACAAATGGCCTTACCAGCGCTCTTTGCCATCAATACACAAAATGGTTGTGACTTTATTCCAGTTGCGCTTGGATTATCAGAAGCAGAAGCTGAAACCGTTGAGGTAGGTGTGCCAGCGGTTCTCTACTCTCGTTTCTTAA is a genomic window containing:
- the srlA gene encoding PTS glucitol/sorbitol transporter subunit IIC, which produces MDYVVKFAEGFIKLFQLGGETFISWMTGIVPVVLMLLVAMNTVIALLGEEKVHRLAQVSAKNPVTRYMILPFISAFMLGNPMAISMGRFLPEYYKPGFVAAQMQFCHTSNGVFPHINPGELFVYLGIATGIQTLGLNQTELAIRYLLVGLVMNFVGGWVTDFTTAYVAKQQGITLKKTFD
- the srlE gene encoding PTS glucitol/sorbitol transporter subunit IIB; translation: MTYKSIKVVKGSGGYGGPLVITPTEEKHKFIYITGGGEKPAIVDKIAELTGMEPVNGFKTSIPDEEIALAIVDCGGTLRCGIYPKKGIPTINVVPTGKSGPLAQYITEDIYVSNVGVDQISLADGSEVAAAPVQAAEVKKTSYDTSKKITEQRAESSFIARIGMGAGKVVATFNQAAREAIQTMLNTILPFMAFVSLLIGIIQGSGVGNWLAKLMVPLAGNVWGLVIIGFICSLPFLSPLLGPGAVISQIIGTLIGVEIGKGNIPPQMALPALFAINTQNGCDFIPVALGLSEAEAETVEVGVPAVLYSRFLNGVPRVIVAWLASFGLYS